A single window of Limnothrix sp. FACHB-406 DNA harbors:
- a CDS encoding ABC transporter permease has product MEPVDLLWLGGLALGTVGLCASQGLGLTRAWGRAIGRALLQLTAVGSLLALVWAAPSPGSLAIALGGLWGLAVVSAHQQMGQRWPQLLPWLLGGLLGAGLLASVPVVLLVLRPGQWFEPRVWVPVGAVVLGAAANGAAIAGEQVMMAARSHRNDIEQRLSLGATAQQAIAPHRRAALRSALVPTLNGFTSAGLFTLPGLVSGALLAGMDPLMAVSVQLLVMVAAALAVSVGALVVAWGAGRLCFDPIAQRLR; this is encoded by the coding sequence ATGGAACCAGTGGATTTGTTGTGGCTGGGAGGATTGGCGTTGGGGACAGTGGGCCTCTGTGCCAGTCAAGGCTTGGGGCTGACGCGGGCTTGGGGCCGGGCGATCGGGCGGGCCCTGTTGCAACTCACGGCGGTGGGCAGTTTGTTGGCCTTGGTTTGGGCGGCTCCGTCTCCGGGCAGCCTGGCGATCGCCCTGGGGGGATTGTGGGGGCTGGCGGTGGTTTCCGCCCACCAACAGATGGGGCAACGATGGCCCCAACTCTTGCCCTGGCTGTTGGGCGGGCTGTTGGGGGCCGGACTGTTGGCCAGTGTGCCGGTGGTGCTGTTGGTGCTGCGGCCGGGGCAGTGGTTTGAGCCTCGGGTTTGGGTTCCCGTGGGGGCTGTGGTGTTGGGGGCGGCGGCCAATGGGGCGGCGATCGCGGGGGAACAGGTGATGATGGCGGCCCGATCGCACCGCAACGATATTGAACAGCGATTGAGTTTGGGGGCCACGGCCCAACAGGCGATCGCCCCCCATCGTCGCGCCGCCCTGCGATCGGCCCTTGTGCCCACCTTGAACGGTTTCACCAGCGCGGGACTATTCACTTTGCCAGGCCTGGTGAGTGGGGCCCTGCTGGCAGGCATGGATCCGTTGATGGCTGTGTCGGTGCAGCTCTTGGTGATGGTGGCGGCGGCGCTGGCTGTCTCCGTTGGTGCGCTGGTGGTGGCCTGGGGGGCTGGTCGTTTGTGTTTTGACCCGATCGCCCAACGATTGCGCTAG